Proteins encoded together in one Chryseobacterium sp. G0201 window:
- a CDS encoding TIGR01777 family oxidoreductase — protein sequence MKIIIAAGTGFLGKNLEKYFTEKENEVYILTRNPKRKNEIHWDAKTLGEWKNWVENSDVVINLTGKSVDCRYTEKNKQEIYSSRINSTKVLQQAVDQCINKPKVWLNASSATIYTHSETQLNTEENGIIGDDFSMNICKSWEKEFFTVKNENVRKVALRTSIVLGNNGGAFPKLKLITKLGLGGKQGRGKQNVSWIHIDDFCKAIQHIIDNENMSGVINVTAPNPLSNEEFMMKLRKEMKIPFGLNALVWQLEIASIFLKTETELLLKSRNVYPEKLIKTGFEFSYPNIENAFKNLI from the coding sequence ATGAAAATAATCATCGCTGCCGGAACCGGTTTTCTCGGAAAAAATCTTGAAAAATATTTTACAGAAAAAGAAAATGAAGTTTATATTTTAACTCGAAATCCGAAACGTAAAAACGAAATTCATTGGGATGCCAAAACTTTAGGCGAATGGAAAAATTGGGTTGAAAATTCCGATGTTGTAATCAATCTCACAGGAAAATCTGTCGATTGTCGATACACAGAGAAAAACAAGCAGGAAATTTATTCTTCAAGGATCAACAGTACAAAAGTGCTTCAACAAGCTGTTGATCAATGTATCAATAAACCTAAAGTTTGGCTGAATGCAAGTTCAGCGACAATTTACACTCACTCAGAGACACAATTAAATACAGAAGAAAATGGAATTATTGGCGATGATTTTTCTATGAATATTTGCAAAAGCTGGGAAAAAGAATTTTTTACTGTTAAAAATGAAAATGTACGAAAAGTTGCTTTAAGAACTTCAATAGTTTTGGGTAACAATGGTGGTGCTTTTCCGAAATTAAAATTGATCACAAAATTAGGGTTGGGAGGAAAACAAGGACGAGGAAAGCAAAATGTAAGCTGGATTCACATTGATGATTTTTGCAAAGCGATCCAACATATTATTGATAACGAAAATATGTCTGGAGTAATCAACGTAACTGCTCCAAATCCTTTGTCTAACGAAGAATTTATGATGAAATTAAGAAAAGAAATGAAAATTCCATTTGGATTAAATGCGCTGGTTTGGCAGTTGGAAATCGCTTCAATTTTTTTAAAAACAGAAACCGAATTATTATTAAAAAGCAGAAACGTTTATCCTGAAAAATTAATCAAAACCGGATTTGAATTTTCTTATCCAAATATAGAAAATGCATTTAAAAATTTGATTTAA
- a CDS encoding SRPBCC family protein, producing the protein MSRIYLETIIQADIHTVFDLARDIDLHQKSTFKTGEKAIAGRISGLIEEGETVTWRAKHLGIYQTHTSKIVSMEKPYQFTDIMLKGTFKSLKHQHIFNQEGKNTIMTDIFEFESPFGIIGKLFNYFFLKNYMKNFLLERNKLIKVTAENNN; encoded by the coding sequence ATGTCCAGAATCTATTTAGAAACAATTATCCAAGCCGATATTCACACCGTTTTCGACTTAGCAAGAGACATTGATTTACATCAAAAATCAACTTTCAAAACAGGTGAAAAAGCGATTGCTGGTCGAATTTCAGGATTAATTGAAGAAGGTGAAACAGTGACTTGGCGGGCAAAACATTTAGGCATTTATCAAACGCACACTTCAAAGATTGTCAGCATGGAAAAACCTTATCAATTCACGGATATCATGTTAAAAGGAACATTTAAGTCTTTAAAACATCAACATATTTTTAACCAAGAAGGTAAAAACACAATAATGACCGACATTTTCGAATTCGAATCTCCATTTGGAATCATCGGAAAGCTTTTTAATTATTTTTTTCTTAAAAATTATATGAAAAATTTTCTTTTAGAAAGAAATAAACTTATAAAAGTCACCGCAGAAAATAATAATTAA
- a CDS encoding DCC1-like thiol-disulfide oxidoreductase family protein, whose amino-acid sequence MKTLQNHTLIYDNECPMCNIYSKGFTKCGMLDENGREAFTELSLKNKSLIDFKRAKNEIALVDHNKNEVVYGLDSLLLIIGNSFPLLEKIARIQPLYWFFKKLYSFVSYNRKQIIPSKKDDTDQSCIPDFNLKYRIVYITFVIFFSAYILSLFTAKLGLNLEHNFLREFIVCLGQIAWQTLFLKAYLKEKFWNYLGNMMTVSMIGTILLIPALFINLNPTFSIIYFGSVVLIMFLEHIRRCKILKLNYLPTISWTLFRMTALAIIIGLNF is encoded by the coding sequence ATGAAAACGCTACAAAATCACACCCTCATATACGACAATGAATGTCCGATGTGCAACATCTATTCAAAAGGTTTTACAAAATGCGGAATGCTTGATGAAAACGGAAGAGAAGCCTTTACAGAATTGTCATTGAAGAATAAAAGTCTGATAGATTTCAAACGTGCAAAAAACGAAATAGCTTTAGTCGATCACAACAAAAACGAAGTGGTTTACGGATTAGACAGTTTATTATTAATCATTGGAAATTCCTTTCCATTATTAGAAAAAATTGCCAGAATACAACCTCTGTATTGGTTTTTCAAAAAACTGTATTCTTTTGTTTCTTACAATCGAAAACAGATTATTCCATCAAAAAAAGATGATACAGACCAATCTTGTATCCCTGATTTTAATTTGAAATATAGAATCGTATACATTACTTTCGTCATATTTTTCTCAGCTTATATTTTGAGTTTGTTTACAGCAAAATTAGGATTGAATTTAGAACATAATTTTTTGAGAGAATTTATAGTTTGTCTAGGTCAAATTGCTTGGCAGACCTTATTTTTAAAAGCTTATTTAAAAGAAAAATTTTGGAATTATCTTGGTAATATGATGACCGTTTCAATGATTGGAACAATACTTTTAATTCCTGCTTTATTCATTAACTTAAATCCAACTTTCAGCATTATTTATTTCGGAAGTGTTGTATTAATTATGTTTCTGGAACATATCAGAAGATGTAAAATTTTAAAATTAAATTATCTTCCAACAATTTCCTGGACACTTTTCAGAATGACGGCTTTGGCAATAATTATTGGGTTAAATTTTTAA